A stretch of the Equus quagga isolate Etosha38 chromosome 9, UCLA_HA_Equagga_1.0, whole genome shotgun sequence genome encodes the following:
- the SRD5A1 gene encoding 3-oxo-5-alpha-steroid 4-dehydrogenase 1, whose protein sequence is MKLAERFLLDALAYLLCAAACLCFVVLKLVSSPYGRHLSPRSGFRLPARAAWAVQELPSLAVPLFVCAGAAADRLQRWPNSILLAMFLVHYVQRCLIFPFLIRGGKPMPLHLCVLAFMFCTYNGYLQSRYLSQYAVYTDDWVTDPRFLTGFVLWLIGMLINIHSDHILRNLRKPGETEYKIPRGGLFEYISAANYFGEVVEWCGYALASWSIQGGAFALFSFCFLFTRAQHHHQWYLEKFEDYPKFRKSIIPFLV, encoded by the exons ATGAAGCTGGCTGAGCGCTTCCTGCTGGACGCGCTCGCCTACCTGTTGTGCGCCGCGGCCTGCCTGTGCTTCGTGGTGTTGAAGCTGGTGAGCTCTCCTTATGGGCGCCACTTGTCCCCGCGCTCCGGCTTTCGTCTGCCGGCGCGGGCCGCCTGGGCTGTGCAAGAGCTGCCCTCGCTGGCCGTGCCGCTCTTCGTGTGCGCCGGGGCGGCAGCCGATCGCCTCCAACGCTGGCCCAACAGCATTCTCCTGGCCATGTTCCTCGTCCACTACGTGCAACG GTGCTTGATTTTCCCATTTCTGATCCGAGGAGGAAAGCCGATGCCGTTGCACTTGTGTGTGTTGGCATTCATGTTCTGTACCTATAACGGCTACTTGCAAAGCAGATACTTGAGCCAGTATGCGGTGTACACTGATGACTGGGTCACTGACCCCCGATTCCTGACAG gttttgtCCTGTGGTTAATAGGCATGCTGATAAACATCCATTCAGATCATATCCTAAGAAATCTCAGGAAACCAGGGGAGACCGAGTACAAAATACCCAGGG GAGGCTTATTTGAGTACATAAGTGCAGCCAACTACTTTGGAGAAGTGGTGGAATGGTGTGGCTACGCCCTGGCCAGCTGGTCTATCCAGGGTGGGGCCTTTGCTCTGTTCTCATTCTGCTTTTTATTCACCAGAGCACAGCATCATCACCA gtgGTACCTTGAGAAATTTGAAGATTATCCGAAGTTCAGGAaaagtataattccatttttggTCTGA